GTCTCATCAAAATCGATTGGCAGGATTTTATCATTAATAGCGGGTGCCTGTCTGAGAACACGGTGTGTGATAATCTTATAATCATCTCGCACTTCCGCCATCAAGGCGCAAAGAACAAGACCGTCAATGACGCCATATGGATGATTTGATACGGCGACTACACGGCCGGTTTTGGGTATGTGGGCAAATTGTTCGTGCTGAAGATTAATATCAATATCGAGCCGATCCAGTGCATCTGACCAGAATTGTGATGGGTGCAGATTTTCGCTGACATAATCAAAATATAGCTGGCTGATTTTTGGCTGACCGGTGGCACGTTCCAACGACCGGATGATTTTGTTTGAAAATGATCCCATTTCGGCATCGGCAAAAGAAAACACTGGATGTTCTTCTGCTACCGCTATATTGCTGTGCCTATTCATAGATCATCCATAAATGTCTCTTAAAACTCTGTCAAAATAATAATAAAATATTACAGAATGGTGACATATCTATATATAATTTTTGATACTGCACGATATATTTGTAAGACTTATACTGATGTTTAAACTTGTCTTTAATAAGAAAAATTTACTCTATATCAAATAGTTATATTTTAGTGAAGTGTATTTTTAAGGCTCTATTTATTTCTTAGAAAATATCAAAAACTAGACATCTTTGAAATCCATGTATATAGATATATAAGGTATCGATGATATAAGAAAACTGTCTGGTGGATTTCGAGTTAACTGAAATTCAGGAAACAACCGACAAACTCATCACTGAATTTTGTTTGACGTATCATGTTGATGAGACGGTGTTTCGTAAAGAGGTTGCAGATAAATCTGCCAGCCATGACACACATAGTCACGAATGTGTTACCCAAACCACCTTAAAAGCTACTTGGAATGTTATAGGGGTTAGAGCTAAGAGCTTTGAATTTGCCATTTTAGCGGGATCTAAAATGGCTGAAGCACCCCCGATCCCATTTAGTTTTATGAAAAATTACGCCCCTGACCTGCTTAGTGTGTTTCGGCGTGCCCCATATTTCAAAGCATATCTTCCTGCGGCGGAAATTAAATGCCATGAAACGGCTGATACTTTATCTCTTTATATTAAAGTGCAAGACCCAGGCCATGGTTCATGCTTGCAGATAGCATCTTATTTTACCTTTCTGATCAGGATGGCACGGGTACAAACATCAGAAGCGTTTATTGTTAAAAAACTAGAATTAGACCGGCAATATACAGACTGTCACCAGCTCTCAGACTTTATGGGCTGTGACATAGACTACAGTGGCATAAATTCAATTCATATTTCTAAATCTGAAGCAATTGAGCCTTTTCTAGGAGCCGATGTGGTTATGTGGATGGAGGCAGAAAATGAACTCAGGCGGCGTTCATTTGGCGTTGGAAAATCTGCTCTTTACCAAGAAGTATATAATGTCCTGATGGAAACGCTACCGATGGGTAATGGTAAGTTTGATACAGTCATAGAACGGATGGAGATCAGCAAAAGAACATTACAGCGTCGTCTCAAAAAGGATGGAATTAGTTTCCGCGAAATTCTTGATGAAACACGGTTCTGGCTGGCCACAGAATTTATGAAACAGGGCGATATATCTAAAACTGAAATAGCCTATCGGTTGGGATATAGTGATCCCAACTCGTTTTATCGTGTTTATAAAGCATGGAAAAAGTCGCGTTTTGCTGTCGACCAAACATGAATGTCTGTCCATTCCAACCATTGCAAAAGCTGATCACATTTGCCCAAACCATCAAATTTTGGTCAATTTAGCATTTTAAGATGCTGGATCATGGTTGTTTTGAAATTGATGCAAAATAGTCCTAAATAAGTTTAGTTTTTACTAAAGTACTGAAAAGTATATAATTATTTGTATAAATAGCAAATATCTATCAGTATTGTTGCGAAAATCAGAAAACTGTTTTAATTCATATAAGTTATTGTTAAATAAATATAAAAAACCAATTGCGACCAAGCGTTAGTTAACAAGACGGTTAATTATTGAAGTGTATTAGATTTGATGAATACTGTAAATTTCGTGAACAATGCTGGTTTGGCAAAGTTTGCGCGATCATAATTTAAAAGTGATCAATCTGTTAACGGAGGTTTAAAATGAAGATTATGTCGGGTACTTCAAAGGCGATCTTGGCTGCTGCCACTGTTGCCCTTTTCCCTACAATTGCATTCGCTGCTGACGCAAATCTAGCCAGTGATGACTATGTCGGAATTTCGTTCTGGCTAATTTCAATGGCACTTGTTGCCGCAACAGCATTCTTCTTCTTGGAGACACAGCGTGTTTCTGCAAAGTGGAAGACATCACTGACAGTGTCTGGTCTGGTAACTTTGGTTGCTGCCGTTCACTATTTCTACATGCGTGACGTATGGATCAGTACAGGCGATACACCAACGGTATATCGTTACATTGACTGGCTTATCACAGTGCCGCTTCTCATGGTTGAGTTCTACTTGATCCTGCGGGCGATCACAAATGTATCAGGTGGCGTTTTCTGGCGTCTGATGATTGGTACGCTTGTCATGCTTGTTGGCGGTTATGCCGGCGAAGTCGGTTATATGGGCGCATGGCTTGGTTTCATCATTGGTATGGCCGGTTGGGCGTACATTCTGTATGAAATCTTTGTTGGTGAAGCCAGCCGGATTTCGGCAGAGCAGGCTCCTGAGTCTGTTAAGTCAGCCTTTTCAACAATGCGTTGGATTGTGACTATTGGTTGGGCGATTTACCCGATCGGTTACTTCTACGGTTACTTAGGTACAGGCGATCCAGCTTCTGCTGCTGCATCACTTAACGTTATCTATAACTTGGCCGACGTTCTGAACAAGATTGCGTTTGGCGTAATCATCTGGAACGTTGCTGTTACAGAGAGCGAAGCATCCAAGTAATATATTATGAGGCGGTCTCCGGATCGCCTCATATTCTTTCCGCTGGTGAATATAAACATACAGGGGTAAGCACATGACTAATCTTTCGGTAAAACATAGTTCGATATTCCGGAACGTTACACCTCGTGCAGATGCCGAGGGGGCTAACTCTCAAAGACTTCATGAATTTATTGTAAATAGGTTGCCTAAAGACGGGACCCCGCTTGCTGATGCTGCACGCCATCATTTTGCCAAACCAGGTAAAATGTTGCGGGCAAAGATGGCACTCAGCGCGGCAAAGCTTTTGAAAATTGATCAAGCGGCAGCTTTACATTGGTCAACCTCTATTGAAGTTCTGCATAACGCATCTTTGATCCATGATGATATTTGCGACGGTGATAAAATGCGTCGTGGCCGTGTGGCTGTATGGGCAAAATACGGTCGTGACGTGGCTTTGACTTTGGGTGACTGGCTAATTGCGCTGTCATTCGAGCTGGCAGCCGAGGCGGCGCAACGCGCCAACACACCAATGCTGGTGAAAATTCTGGCCAAACATATGGCAACCACCACAGCTGGCGAGGCGGCTGAATTTTCAATTCAGTCCAGCTATAGCTGGGATCATTATCTGCGGATTGCTGGCGACAAGACGGCGCCGCTTCTCACTGCGCCGCTGGAAGGTATTGCTGCCATGGCCCTACATGGCGACGCAGCAGGGGCCATTGGTTCATATTTCCGTCATCTTGGTGAGGCGTATCAGATCGCCAACGATATCCTGAATTTCCGTGCTGGTGACGGGGCGGCTGATTGTGGGTCGGATTTGGCGCGACGCGCGCCCAATGCGGTTATTGTACTCTATCGTGAGCGCATGGAAGGCGGCGAAGCTCTGGCCTTTGACAAATGGTGCAAGGCAGGTAGCAATGATGGTCTTGCTTTTTGGCTTCAAAAAATAATGGCATCTGACGCCTTGACTCAAAGTGCTGGCCGTATGCAGGGCATTCTCGACGAGTCAATACGTTGTGCAACAGAAATGCCTGTTGAACTGCAAACCGCCATAGCACCGGTACAAAATCTGCTTGAGGCAATATGTCTTCAATCAGTTGCTGGACTTGACCGCTAGGCATCGCCTAAGATTGATTGTAATGTTAATGATAGGTGTTTTATGACGTCACAAATGCCGGTAACGCCTTTGGATAGTGATCCAGGGGCGGGTGAGCATATTCTGGTGATTGGTGCTGGTTTTGGTGGAATTGCGTCAGCCTTGCGCATGCGGGCCAAAGGCTTTGAGGTAACGCTGGTTGATAGATTGTCAGCTATTGGTGGCCGTGCCCAGGTTTTTGAGCGTGGCGGTTTCAGGCATGATGCTGGCCCAACCGTTATTACAGCGCCATTCCTGTTTGACGAGCTATTTGAATTGTTCGGTGAAAAGCGCGAAGACCATCTGGATTTCAGGCCGCTTGACCCATGGTACCGCTTTTATTTTCATGGGGGCAGGCAGTTCGATTACCGCCCCTCGATCGAAGATACAAATGATGAGATTCGTAAATTCTCGGCAGATGATGTCAAAGGCTATGCGGCGCTTCTCAAAACATCGAAAGCTATTTTTGATATTGGTTTTGAAAAACTTGCCGACAGACCTTTTACAAAATTATGGACAATGCTGGCGCAGATTCCCAGCCTGTTAAAACTTAAAAGCTACCATTCGGTGGCTGGGATAGTGAACAGCCATATCAAGCATCCGTTATTGCGTCAGGCGTTTTCAATACATCCGCTTCTGGTTGGCGGCAATCCTTTCACAACCACATCGATTTACAGCCTTATTCATTATCTTGAACGGCGCTGGGGCGTGTTTTTCTGTATGGGCGGCACAGGCCGTCTTGTGGCGGCCTTGCATGATCTTTTGATCCGCGTTGGCGTCAAAGTTGAATTGAATGTCGATATTGCCGAAATCACGATGCAGGGTGACCGCGCAACTGGTGCCATTGCCGAAGATGGCCGCAAATTTAGCGCTGACAGAGTCATCTGTAATGGTGATCCACCAACTATCTATAGCCAGATGTTGCCAGCTGATAAGCATCGTAAAAAGCGGTTATTTCCCGATCGTCTGACGCATTATTCGATGGGGCTTTATGTGTTGTTCTTTGGCACCCGAACGCAATATCCCGATATTGCGCATCATACAATATGGATGGGGCCTCGCTACAAGGAACTTCTGGCCGATATTTTTGATAAAAAAATTCTGGCTGATGATTTTTCCCTTTATCTGCACCGACCAACAGCCACCGATGCAAGTTTTGCCCCGGATGGCTGTGATAGTTTCTATGTATTATGTCCGGTGCCAAATCTGCGTGGTAATATTGACTGGGATACCAAAGGGCCTGAATTGCGTGATCGCATCGTCACCGCCTTGAGTGCCACGATCATGCCTGATCTGGAAACATCTATAAGTGATGAATTCTGGATGACGCCAGAAGATTTCAAAAAAGATTACAGATCAATGCATGGCGCGGGATTTTCGATTGCCCCTATTTTTGTACAATCAGCCTGGTTCCGCTATCATAATCGTGACCCGCATATTCCCAACCTGTATTTTGCGGCTGCTGGGGCGCATCCAGGGGCGGGCATGCCAGGTGTTCTGTGCTCGGCAAAGGTTGTCGAGACATTGATCGATGATGATGTGCGATCGCAAAGGTAAGTTGCATGAGTATTTCGCAAAAGAACACGCATATTAATGAAGACTTATCACCCGAAATGTCGCTTGCCCGTAACGGCAAAAGCTTCAACTGGGCAAAGCATTTTCTTGGCGATGAAATGGGCAGAGATGCGGCAAAATTATATAGTTTTTGCCGTTTGCTTGATGACATGGCCGATGGTGATATTCCAAATGGCAACACAAGACTTGTAGCTATCCGAGGTGGTTTGAAAAACCATCAACCAACGGCAGACCGGACGATGACAGAGTTTTATCCCTTCATGCAGGAAAAGAATATCGACAGGGATGTGGTGCTGGCACTGATTGATGGTTTGCTTCAGGATCAGAATGTTGTTGCGCATGAAAATGAAGATGAATTGTTACGTTATTCCTATCGTGTTGCGGGCACTGTTGGCTTGATGATGTGCAAGGTTCTGAATTGCCATAATCCGGCGGCTCTTGCGCATGCCATTGATCTTGGTATCGCCATGCAACTCACCAATATTGCCCGTGATGTGCTTGAAGACGCGATGATGGGGCGGCGCTATCTACCTGCATCATGGGTGGACAACATCACGGCTGATGAGATTTTAGCCGCAATGCGGTCTGCGGATACGGCCAGAATAGAACTTGTTGCTGCGGGTATTGACCGCTTATTGGCACTGGCTGAAATCTATTACGAAAGTGGCCGCCTTGGTCTGGCCTATTTACCGGTGCGTGCGCATATCTCAATCGCCGTAGCATTGCAGGTATATCGGCAGATTGGTGTGCAGTTGAAAAATCGGGGTACGCCGTGGCAAAATGGACGTCAACATACAAATATCCTGACCAAATTCATCTGTACATCGCAGGCTATGCAAAGTCTGCTATCGCGCCCCGCTAAAAGGCAGGCGCATAATAAAGCCCTTCATCATGCTTTGGCTGGATTGCCCCATGTTAGCTGAGGCCAGATCATCATCCACGTCCGGCACGCCTGATAATGCGCTGGCCAAAACGCATATAGCCATTATCGGTGCCGGTTGCGCCAGCCTGTCACTTGCCGCCTTGGCCAATGAACTACCGCGGACACAGCTTCATATCATCGAACCGTCATATCCGGCACATGCCGATCACGTCTGGGGATTCTGGGCGATGGACTGGCTGGATCGGGTGCGCCCACTGGTGCGTAAAAGCTGGCATAAATGGATGATTGTGACCGAACAATCACATAACGTCATGCACGCGGTACAACATCCCTATCAGGCGATAAGCCGGCATCAATGGCTGGCGCAATGCCGTGACCAGGCTGTTCAGCATGGGGTGACGTTTCATGACAGTTTGGATGCGGCGCGTCTGGAGGCGGCCGCCGATATATTTGATAGCCGACCACCAAAAGTGCCAGATGGAGTCATGCTACAGCATTTTGCTGGGTTTGAGGTGCGCGCCCCGGCAGGCAGTTTTGATGAAAGCACGGCGATATTGATGGATTTCCGCTGTGATCAATCCCATGGGATGCACTTCATCTATTGTCTGCCGTTTTCGGATCGTGATGCGCTTGTTGAATCAACCATGTTCTCGCCGCAACAGGCACCGCAGCCTTTTTATGAAAAGGCGATAGCTGACTGGCTGACTGAGGTTGCCAAAATCTCTAATTTTGACATTACACGTCGTGAAGCAGGTGTTATTCCGCTTGGGTTTTTTGCACGCCATGACCCTGATTTGCGGGGAATTGGGGCTAATGCGGGGGCAATCCGACCATCCAGCGGCTATGCTTTTGGCTTTATCCTGAAACAGATACATCATGCGCTTGCCAGAGTGAAAGAGGGAAAACCACTAGTCTTTATCACGCCGCACCGGATGATTGATCTGTGGATGGATCGTATCTTTTTGTCGGTGTTGCGTTATCAACCCCAAATAGCACCTAAAATATTTAGCGCGATGGCCAGCCGTTTGAGTGGTGATGAATTTGCTATGTTCCTGAGTGGTGAGGCAACGATGGGGCTTCGGTTAAAAGTGATTTTGGCGATGCCGATATGGCCATTTTTGCGCGCATTGTTCCGACCAGAGCCGGATGCGTCATGATTGTTGAAACGCTCACATCTTTTCTGGATGCAACCAGCCTCGGCTGGGCAAGCCTATTGGGGCTTGCGGCGATCATTTTTGTTGGTTTGCCACATGGTGCTTTTGATGGTGCTGTGGCCATGGCGCTTGGCTGGGCAGGAAAGCCATGGATGATGCTGGCCTTTATTATGGGCTATGTGACAATGGCTGCCCTGGTGGTTATCTTCTGGCTGGCATT
This window of the Candidatus Puniceispirillum marinum IMCC1322 genome carries:
- a CDS encoding lysophospholipid acyltransferase family protein; its protein translation is MNRHSNIAVAEEHPVFSFADAEMGSFSNKIIRSLERATGQPKISQLYFDYVSENLHPSQFWSDALDRLDIDINLQHEQFAHIPKTGRVVAVSNHPYGVIDGLVLCALMAEVRDDYKIITHRVLRQAPAINDKILPIDFDETEAALANNLRVRKDAMAHLKNDGAIIIFPAGAISLAPRLFGIAYDIEWKTFAARLAEQKNTTTVPFYFDGRTSILFQIARRISLTLGYSLMFREICNTMGTSVNVTMRKPIDSATLKALGNRTLATDYMRRKTYGI
- a CDS encoding helix-turn-helix domain-containing protein; amino-acid sequence: MDFELTEIQETTDKLITEFCLTYHVDETVFRKEVADKSASHDTHSHECVTQTTLKATWNVIGVRAKSFEFAILAGSKMAEAPPIPFSFMKNYAPDLLSVFRRAPYFKAYLPAAEIKCHETADTLSLYIKVQDPGHGSCLQIASYFTFLIRMARVQTSEAFIVKKLELDRQYTDCHQLSDFMGCDIDYSGINSIHISKSEAIEPFLGADVVMWMEAENELRRRSFGVGKSALYQEVYNVLMETLPMGNGKFDTVIERMEISKRTLQRRLKKDGISFREILDETRFWLATEFMKQGDISKTEIAYRLGYSDPNSFYRVYKAWKKSRFAVDQT
- a CDS encoding bacteriorhodopsin-like — encoded protein: MKIMSGTSKAILAAATVALFPTIAFAADANLASDDYVGISFWLISMALVAATAFFFLETQRVSAKWKTSLTVSGLVTLVAAVHYFYMRDVWISTGDTPTVYRYIDWLITVPLLMVEFYLILRAITNVSGGVFWRLMIGTLVMLVGGYAGEVGYMGAWLGFIIGMAGWAYILYEIFVGEASRISAEQAPESVKSAFSTMRWIVTIGWAIYPIGYFYGYLGTGDPASAAASLNVIYNLADVLNKIAFGVIIWNVAVTESEASK
- a CDS encoding polyprenyl synthetase family protein, with product MTNLSVKHSSIFRNVTPRADAEGANSQRLHEFIVNRLPKDGTPLADAARHHFAKPGKMLRAKMALSAAKLLKIDQAAALHWSTSIEVLHNASLIHDDICDGDKMRRGRVAVWAKYGRDVALTLGDWLIALSFELAAEAAQRANTPMLVKILAKHMATTTAGEAAEFSIQSSYSWDHYLRIAGDKTAPLLTAPLEGIAAMALHGDAAGAIGSYFRHLGEAYQIANDILNFRAGDGAADCGSDLARRAPNAVIVLYRERMEGGEALAFDKWCKAGSNDGLAFWLQKIMASDALTQSAGRMQGILDESIRCATEMPVELQTAIAPVQNLLEAICLQSVAGLDR
- the crtI gene encoding phytoene desaturase family protein, coding for MTSQMPVTPLDSDPGAGEHILVIGAGFGGIASALRMRAKGFEVTLVDRLSAIGGRAQVFERGGFRHDAGPTVITAPFLFDELFELFGEKREDHLDFRPLDPWYRFYFHGGRQFDYRPSIEDTNDEIRKFSADDVKGYAALLKTSKAIFDIGFEKLADRPFTKLWTMLAQIPSLLKLKSYHSVAGIVNSHIKHPLLRQAFSIHPLLVGGNPFTTTSIYSLIHYLERRWGVFFCMGGTGRLVAALHDLLIRVGVKVELNVDIAEITMQGDRATGAIAEDGRKFSADRVICNGDPPTIYSQMLPADKHRKKRLFPDRLTHYSMGLYVLFFGTRTQYPDIAHHTIWMGPRYKELLADIFDKKILADDFSLYLHRPTATDASFAPDGCDSFYVLCPVPNLRGNIDWDTKGPELRDRIVTALSATIMPDLETSISDEFWMTPEDFKKDYRSMHGAGFSIAPIFVQSAWFRYHNRDPHIPNLYFAAAGAHPGAGMPGVLCSAKVVETLIDDDVRSQR
- a CDS encoding phytoene/squalene synthase family protein; translated protein: MSISQKNTHINEDLSPEMSLARNGKSFNWAKHFLGDEMGRDAAKLYSFCRLLDDMADGDIPNGNTRLVAIRGGLKNHQPTADRTMTEFYPFMQEKNIDRDVVLALIDGLLQDQNVVAHENEDELLRYSYRVAGTVGLMMCKVLNCHNPAALAHAIDLGIAMQLTNIARDVLEDAMMGRRYLPASWVDNITADEILAAMRSADTARIELVAAGIDRLLALAEIYYESGRLGLAYLPVRAHISIAVALQVYRQIGVQLKNRGTPWQNGRQHTNILTKFICTSQAMQSLLSRPAKRQAHNKALHHALAGLPHVS
- a CDS encoding lycopene cyclase family protein — encoded protein: MLAEARSSSTSGTPDNALAKTHIAIIGAGCASLSLAALANELPRTQLHIIEPSYPAHADHVWGFWAMDWLDRVRPLVRKSWHKWMIVTEQSHNVMHAVQHPYQAISRHQWLAQCRDQAVQHGVTFHDSLDAARLEAAADIFDSRPPKVPDGVMLQHFAGFEVRAPAGSFDESTAILMDFRCDQSHGMHFIYCLPFSDRDALVESTMFSPQQAPQPFYEKAIADWLTEVAKISNFDITRREAGVIPLGFFARHDPDLRGIGANAGAIRPSSGYAFGFILKQIHHALARVKEGKPLVFITPHRMIDLWMDRIFLSVLRYQPQIAPKIFSAMASRLSGDEFAMFLSGEATMGLRLKVILAMPIWPFLRALFRPEPDAS